The following are encoded together in the Flammeovirga agarivorans genome:
- a CDS encoding DUF1800 domain-containing protein, whose translation MKKNYKKLFHLHARAGFGINKTDADRIINTDNWISPLTDIEDVELLKFDLPEIPEGNMGMMEENKKMEMRKQMRVLSKDINIEWINQMSKGKDPLVEKMTLFWHGHFACRIVNPYDAIQYTNTLRENALGNFKDLVMGVSKSSAMIKYLHLKQNNKRKPNEDFARELCELFTLGRDQEYTEQDVKEIARSFTGWSTKRKSTTFYFNERKHDNGEKEIFGKTGNFGGEDVINMILEKKQCARFISTKIYKEFVNPTINEKNLEEITEVMYANNYDIGKTMHHIFSAKWFYSDENIGCKIKSPIELLVGLKKSFQLDPLYKKSWIVLQRNLDQELYIPPNVAGWPGDKSWIDSSRLAFRLRLPSLLLNNGEIPLAFKEDYDVDPNEDRTKMRKIAKFKCNISWSEIEDNFKEDPKKCTLEEMMVRGELSKQASQYLKDNQYDSFKERIIQIISLPEYQLC comes from the coding sequence ATGAAAAAAAATTATAAAAAATTATTCCACCTCCATGCAAGAGCTGGGTTTGGGATCAATAAAACTGACGCCGACCGTATCATCAACACTGACAATTGGATCTCACCACTAACTGATATTGAAGATGTTGAGCTTCTAAAGTTCGATCTACCTGAAATCCCTGAAGGAAATATGGGCATGATGGAAGAAAACAAAAAGATGGAGATGCGTAAACAAATGCGTGTTTTATCCAAAGACATCAATATTGAGTGGATCAACCAAATGAGTAAAGGTAAAGATCCTTTAGTAGAAAAAATGACATTATTTTGGCATGGGCATTTCGCTTGCAGAATCGTTAATCCGTACGATGCCATACAGTATACAAATACCCTTAGGGAAAATGCTTTGGGTAATTTTAAGGACCTTGTCATGGGGGTTTCCAAATCATCTGCGATGATCAAGTATCTACACTTAAAACAAAATAATAAAAGAAAACCCAATGAAGATTTTGCCAGAGAACTTTGTGAACTGTTTACTCTAGGTAGAGATCAAGAATATACAGAACAAGATGTAAAAGAAATTGCAAGAAGTTTTACAGGGTGGTCCACTAAACGAAAATCCACTACTTTTTACTTCAATGAGAGGAAACACGACAATGGTGAAAAAGAAATTTTTGGAAAAACAGGCAACTTTGGAGGTGAAGATGTAATCAATATGATCCTCGAGAAGAAACAATGTGCTCGTTTTATCTCAACAAAAATCTATAAGGAATTTGTAAACCCAACAATAAACGAGAAAAACCTCGAAGAGATAACAGAAGTGATGTATGCCAATAACTATGATATTGGAAAAACAATGCATCATATTTTCTCCGCGAAATGGTTTTACTCAGATGAAAACATTGGCTGTAAAATTAAAAGTCCAATAGAGTTATTAGTTGGCCTTAAAAAGTCGTTTCAACTAGATCCTTTATACAAGAAATCTTGGATTGTTCTACAACGAAATCTCGATCAGGAATTATATATCCCACCAAATGTAGCAGGTTGGCCCGGAGACAAAAGCTGGATAGACAGTAGCCGCCTTGCCTTTAGGTTAAGATTACCATCTTTACTTTTAAATAATGGAGAAATCCCTCTTGCCTTCAAAGAAGATTATGATGTTGATCCTAATGAGGACAGAACAAAAATGAGAAAAATAGCAAAGTTCAAGTGTAACATAAGCTGGTCTGAAATTGAAGATAACTTTAAAGAAGATCCTAAAAAATGCACACTTGAAGAAATGATGGTTCGAGGAGAATTGTCAAAACAAGCATCCCAATATTTGAAAGACAATCAGTACGATAGTTTCAAAGAAAGAATCATCCAAATTATTTCACTTCCAGAATACCAACTTTGCTAA
- the pgi gene encoding glucose-6-phosphate isomerase, with protein sequence MLKQVNPTSTAAWKALEAHFNSMKDVHMKDLFDTDASRAEKFSQTFEDIFVDYSKNIINDETMKLLLDLAKETGVAEGIQSMFNGEHINETEDRAVFHVALRNQSNQPMKVDGEDVMVEVNHVLRQMKEFTTKVISGEWKGYSGKSITDVVNIGIGGSDLGPYMVTEALKPYATDVNIHYVSNVDGTHISETLKGLDPETTMFIIASKTFTTQETMTNANSAREWFLKAAKSENHIMMHFVALSTNEEKVREFGIAPENMFRFWDWVGGRYSLWSAIGLSIACNIGYDNFEEVLKGAHAMDNHFKTAEFEENLPVILAVLGVWYNNFFGAESHALLPYDQYMHRFAAYFQQGDMESNGKYVDRSGKPVDYQTGPIIWGEPGTNGQHAFYQLIHQGTKLIPADFIAPAVSQNPIGDHHPKLLSNFFAQTEALMTGKSEEVVVAEFKAAGKSDAEIEKLKTFKVFEGNRPTNSILMKKLTPFTLGALIAMYEHKIFVQGVMWNIFSFDQWGVELGKQLANKILPELTNEDKVESHDSSTNQLINKYKEMR encoded by the coding sequence ATGTTGAAACAAGTTAATCCTACATCAACAGCGGCTTGGAAAGCCCTAGAAGCACACTTCAACTCTATGAAAGATGTGCACATGAAGGATCTTTTTGATACAGACGCTTCGAGAGCAGAAAAATTCTCTCAAACTTTTGAAGATATATTTGTTGATTACTCTAAGAACATCATCAACGACGAAACAATGAAGTTGCTTTTGGATCTTGCAAAAGAGACAGGAGTTGCTGAAGGTATTCAAAGCATGTTCAATGGTGAGCACATCAATGAAACTGAAGATAGAGCCGTATTCCATGTTGCACTTCGTAACCAATCTAACCAACCAATGAAAGTGGATGGTGAAGATGTTATGGTAGAGGTGAACCATGTACTACGTCAAATGAAGGAATTTACTACTAAAGTAATTTCTGGTGAGTGGAAAGGTTACTCTGGAAAATCTATTACAGATGTAGTAAACATCGGTATTGGTGGATCAGACTTAGGTCCTTACATGGTAACTGAGGCATTAAAACCTTATGCTACTGATGTTAATATTCACTACGTTTCTAATGTAGATGGAACTCATATTTCTGAGACATTAAAAGGGTTAGATCCTGAAACTACAATGTTTATCATTGCTTCTAAGACGTTTACAACGCAGGAGACAATGACTAACGCTAACTCAGCTAGGGAGTGGTTCCTTAAAGCTGCAAAAAGCGAAAATCATATCATGATGCACTTCGTTGCTTTATCGACAAACGAAGAAAAAGTACGTGAGTTTGGTATTGCTCCAGAGAACATGTTCCGTTTCTGGGACTGGGTTGGTGGCCGTTACTCATTATGGTCAGCTATTGGTTTATCAATCGCATGTAATATCGGGTATGATAATTTCGAAGAAGTATTGAAAGGTGCTCATGCCATGGATAACCACTTTAAAACAGCAGAGTTTGAAGAAAACCTTCCTGTAATTCTTGCTGTCTTAGGAGTATGGTATAACAACTTCTTTGGTGCTGAATCTCATGCATTATTACCATATGATCAATACATGCACCGTTTTGCAGCATATTTCCAACAAGGTGATATGGAGTCGAATGGTAAGTATGTAGATAGATCAGGTAAGCCCGTAGATTACCAAACAGGTCCTATTATTTGGGGTGAACCAGGTACAAACGGTCAACATGCATTTTATCAGTTAATCCACCAAGGTACTAAATTGATTCCTGCAGACTTTATTGCTCCTGCAGTATCTCAAAACCCAATTGGTGATCACCATCCAAAATTATTATCTAACTTCTTCGCTCAGACTGAAGCATTAATGACAGGTAAGTCTGAAGAAGTAGTAGTCGCTGAGTTTAAAGCTGCAGGTAAATCAGATGCTGAAATTGAAAAGTTAAAGACTTTCAAAGTGTTTGAAGGAAACCGTCCAACAAACTCAATCTTGATGAAGAAACTAACACCGTTTACTTTAGGTGCATTGATCGCTATGTATGAGCATAAGATCTTTGTTCAAGGTGTAATGTGGAATATTTTCTCATTTGATCAATGGGGTGTAGAGTTAGGTAAGCAATTAGCTAACAAAATTCTTCCTGAATTGACTAATGAAGATAAAGTAGAATCACATGATTCTTCAACAAATCAGTTGATCAACAAATACAAAGAAATGAGATAA
- a CDS encoding DUF1501 domain-containing protein translates to MKRRSFLKRSSLVAAGTMFTPMFLQQTLGKNFKEYTGKRVVIIQFSGGNDGLNTIVPFLDDNYYNARPSLALKKAEVINLANDLGINGEMKGFADLFHKGYVSIINNVGYPNPNRSHFRSMDIWHTASDSDEYISTGWLGRYLDSYCTFAREGIEMDNTLSLSMKGNKVKGIAVDNPQTFYNSLNVSQFESLAKSTDDDMLNEDNQGYLYKTLAEANQSAKYVYEHSKIYKSKSTFPKSQLGKNLKSVAEMIQSGMDSKVYYASLGGFDTHAYQKGKQNSLLKDYSASVSAFVEELERTDHFKDTVIMTFSEFGRRVKQNASGGTDHGAANNVFLIGKNLKQPGFVNENPNLESLNRGDLIHSVDFRSVYADLLDNWLSVSSSEILSKKHKTLPLV, encoded by the coding sequence ATGAAAAGAAGATCATTTTTAAAAAGAAGTTCATTAGTTGCTGCAGGCACAATGTTTACTCCAATGTTTTTACAACAGACATTAGGAAAAAACTTCAAAGAATATACAGGAAAAAGAGTTGTTATTATCCAATTTTCTGGTGGTAATGATGGATTGAATACAATTGTACCTTTCTTGGATGACAACTATTATAATGCTCGACCAAGTTTAGCATTAAAGAAAGCAGAAGTGATTAATCTTGCGAATGACTTAGGTATTAATGGGGAAATGAAAGGGTTTGCTGACCTGTTTCATAAAGGTTATGTTTCCATTATTAATAATGTAGGATATCCCAACCCCAATCGATCGCACTTCAGAAGTATGGATATTTGGCATACAGCAAGTGATTCTGATGAATATATTAGTACAGGATGGCTTGGAAGATATTTAGATTCTTATTGCACCTTTGCTAGAGAAGGAATTGAAATGGACAATACACTGTCCTTATCTATGAAAGGCAATAAGGTAAAAGGAATTGCTGTAGATAACCCTCAGACTTTTTACAATAGTCTAAATGTTTCTCAATTCGAGTCGCTAGCTAAATCCACCGATGATGACATGCTCAATGAAGACAACCAAGGGTATCTTTATAAAACACTTGCTGAAGCAAATCAATCGGCCAAATATGTCTACGAACATAGTAAGATTTACAAATCAAAATCTACTTTCCCGAAAAGTCAGCTCGGAAAAAATTTAAAATCCGTTGCAGAGATGATTCAATCAGGAATGGATAGCAAAGTTTATTATGCGTCTTTAGGTGGTTTTGATACTCATGCTTATCAAAAAGGAAAACAAAACTCTTTACTTAAAGATTATTCTGCTTCTGTAAGTGCTTTTGTTGAAGAATTAGAAAGAACAGACCATTTCAAAGATACGGTTATTATGACTTTTTCAGAGTTTGGTCGTAGAGTGAAACAAAATGCATCTGGCGGTACAGATCATGGTGCTGCAAACAATGTCTTTTTAATTGGTAAGAATTTAAAACAACCTGGATTTGTGAATGAAAACCCTAATCTGGAGAGTTTAAATAGAGGTGACTTAATACATTCGGTAGACTTTAGATCAGTTTATGCTGACCTGTTAGACAATTGGTTAAGTGTTAGTAGTTCCGAAATTTTGTCAAAAAAACATAAGACCTTACCCCTAGTCTAA
- a CDS encoding sigma-54-dependent transcriptional regulator, producing the protein MPKKILIIDDEKSIRYTLREILEFENYEVDEAKDGEEALEKLVVNNYDVALCDVKMPKKDGIEVLTKAMEMGKAPQFIMISAHANIDIAVDATKKGAFDFISKPPDLNRLLLAVRNALDKNSLVQETKVLKKQVAKKYDIIGESDSVVAMKDTIEKVAPTEARVLVTGPNGAGKELVARWIHGKSPRSKQQLVEVNCAAIPSELIESELFGHEKGSFTSAHKQRIGKFEQANEGTLFLDEIGDMSLSAQAKVLRALQENRITRVGGDKEIKVNVRVVAATNKDLKAMIKSGDFREDLYHRLSVIVIKVPSLSDRKEDIPLLVKKFLKDIAGEYGKPETKITEEALEKMKEPEWTGNIRELRNVVERLTIMSPTEITKEDVEQFAFL; encoded by the coding sequence ATGCCAAAGAAGATTCTTATCATTGATGATGAAAAAAGCATCCGCTATACTCTTCGTGAAATTTTGGAGTTTGAAAACTACGAAGTAGATGAAGCGAAAGACGGAGAGGAAGCGTTAGAGAAGCTTGTTGTGAATAACTATGATGTTGCTCTATGTGATGTGAAAATGCCAAAGAAAGATGGTATTGAAGTACTAACAAAAGCAATGGAAATGGGTAAAGCACCTCAGTTTATCATGATTTCTGCTCATGCAAACATTGATATTGCTGTAGATGCAACTAAAAAAGGTGCCTTTGACTTCATTTCAAAACCACCCGATTTAAATAGACTTTTATTAGCTGTTAGAAATGCTTTAGATAAAAACTCTTTAGTACAAGAAACTAAAGTATTAAAGAAGCAAGTAGCTAAGAAGTACGATATTATAGGTGAATCTGACTCAGTAGTAGCAATGAAAGATACTATTGAGAAAGTAGCACCAACTGAAGCTAGAGTATTGGTGACAGGACCAAACGGTGCTGGTAAAGAGCTTGTAGCTAGATGGATCCATGGTAAGAGCCCTCGTTCAAAACAACAATTAGTTGAAGTGAACTGTGCTGCAATTCCTTCTGAACTGATTGAATCAGAATTGTTTGGCCATGAAAAAGGATCGTTCACATCAGCCCACAAACAAAGAATTGGTAAATTCGAGCAAGCCAATGAAGGAACTTTATTTTTGGATGAGATTGGTGATATGAGCCTTTCTGCCCAAGCAAAAGTATTAAGAGCACTTCAGGAAAATCGTATTACTAGAGTAGGTGGAGATAAAGAAATTAAGGTAAATGTAAGAGTTGTTGCTGCAACCAATAAAGACCTTAAAGCAATGATTAAATCAGGTGATTTCAGAGAAGATTTGTATCACAGATTAAGTGTTATTGTTATTAAAGTTCCATCTCTTTCAGATAGAAAAGAAGATATTCCATTGTTAGTGAAGAAGTTCTTAAAGGATATTGCCGGTGAATACGGTAAACCTGAAACGAAGATCACAGAAGAGGCCCTTGAAAAAATGAAAGAGCCAGAATGGACAGGAAATATTCGTGAATTAAGAAATGTAGTGGAACGTCTGACGATTATGAGTCCGACAGAAATTACTAAAGAAGATGTAGAGCAATTTGCCTTCTTATAA